One genomic segment of Acidobacteriota bacterium includes these proteins:
- a CDS encoding PIN domain-containing protein: MSIALLDVNMLIALSWTEHIHNPAARKWFASNRQNGWATCPLTQAAFVRLSVQPPIVGSRVSVAQAVEALNDHCRDPFHHFFPQLTGLTEMLPEIQERVSGHQQIADAILLDLAIRNRARLVTFDRRMRGLMPTDSPHRNALEIIQTD, from the coding sequence GTGAGCATCGCGCTTCTCGATGTGAACATGCTGATCGCACTGTCGTGGACGGAACACATTCACAACCCGGCGGCCCGCAAGTGGTTCGCGAGCAATCGGCAGAACGGCTGGGCCACGTGCCCGTTAACGCAGGCAGCGTTCGTGCGCCTATCTGTTCAACCGCCGATCGTGGGTTCGCGCGTGAGTGTGGCGCAGGCCGTCGAAGCGCTTAACGACCACTGCCGCGATCCGTTCCACCACTTCTTTCCTCAACTAACCGGATTGACCGAAATGTTGCCGGAGATACAGGAAAGAGTCTCGGGACACCAACAGATCGCCGACGCGATCCTTCTCGACCTGGCGATTCGCAACCGAGCTCGCCTCGTGACCTTTGACAGACGGATGCGGGGCCTGATGCCCACGGACTCGCCACATCGGAACGCGCTCGAAATAATTCAAACCGATTGA
- a CDS encoding antitoxin, translated as MRTTLNIDEDVLKVAKSMALTHQVSVGEALSDLARKGINTPVTTCRDPETGWLMFDVPLAKKIDPVDVQRALDEDDLAYAKYFRKL; from the coding sequence ATGCGAACCACGCTGAATATCGACGAAGACGTCCTGAAAGTTGCTAAATCCATGGCGCTTACGCATCAAGTATCAGTAGGAGAGGCGCTTTCCGATTTGGCAAGAAAAGGTATCAACACCCCCGTCACCACGTGTAGGGACCCGGAAACCGGCTGGCTGATGTTCGACGTCCCTCTGGCCAAGAAAATTGATCCTGTGGATGTCCAGCGTGCACTGGATGAGGACGACCTGGCCTACGCCAAGTACTTCCGGAAACTGTGA
- the gatB gene encoding Asp-tRNA(Asn)/Glu-tRNA(Gln) amidotransferase subunit GatB, which produces MIAKYEPVIGLEVHVQLATHTKIFCGCPTSFGAAPNSNVCPVCLGLPGALPVLNRQSVKLAIEASLALNCTVNPKSIFARKNYFYPDLPKGYQISQYDQPLAEHGFVEINVAGETKRIGVTRVHMEDDAGKSIHDGFKDSDRYTYVDLNRSGTPLIEIVSEPEIRTSDEAHAYLTEIKQVMQYLNVSTCDMEKGHLRCDANVSVRLKGAPQFGTKAEVKNLNSFKFLKMALDYEIARQVALIESGGRVVQETRLYNADLDETISMRSKEHAHDYRYFPEPDLVPLRISDEWRERVRARMPELPASRRRRFIQDHGLREYDAGVLTATRPMSEYFEKVVTASGDARAAANWVMGDLSALLKQEGREIEDSPVSAEQLGKLIALIGSGKINGKLAKDIFPKMAGTGDDPEAIMKREGLESISDEGALGKIIDEVIAANPKQVEQYKSGKQQVVGFLVGQAMKASRGQADPATVNRMLKEKLP; this is translated from the coding sequence ATGATCGCCAAGTACGAGCCGGTGATCGGCCTGGAAGTTCACGTCCAGCTCGCCACGCACACCAAGATTTTTTGCGGCTGCCCCACGAGCTTTGGCGCCGCGCCCAACAGCAACGTGTGCCCCGTGTGCCTCGGACTCCCCGGGGCGCTTCCGGTTCTCAACCGTCAGTCGGTCAAACTGGCCATCGAGGCCTCGCTGGCGCTGAACTGCACGGTCAATCCGAAGTCTATTTTCGCGCGCAAAAACTATTTCTATCCGGACCTGCCCAAGGGTTACCAGATCTCGCAATACGATCAGCCTCTGGCCGAGCACGGTTTCGTCGAAATCAACGTGGCCGGCGAGACCAAGCGCATCGGTGTAACGCGCGTTCACATGGAAGACGACGCCGGCAAGAGCATCCATGACGGCTTCAAGGATTCCGACCGCTACACCTACGTCGACCTCAACCGCAGCGGCACGCCGCTCATCGAAATCGTCAGCGAGCCCGAAATCCGCACCTCCGATGAAGCGCACGCGTATTTGACCGAAATCAAGCAGGTGATGCAGTACCTGAACGTCTCCACCTGCGACATGGAGAAAGGCCACCTGCGTTGCGACGCCAACGTCAGCGTGCGCCTGAAGGGCGCGCCTCAGTTCGGCACCAAGGCCGAGGTCAAGAACCTGAACTCTTTCAAGTTTCTGAAGATGGCGCTCGACTACGAAATCGCCCGCCAAGTTGCTTTGATCGAGAGCGGCGGGCGCGTGGTCCAGGAGACCCGCCTCTACAACGCCGATCTCGACGAAACCATCAGCATGCGCAGCAAGGAACACGCGCATGACTACCGCTATTTCCCGGAGCCCGACCTGGTCCCTCTGCGCATCAGTGACGAGTGGCGCGAACGCGTGCGCGCGAGAATGCCGGAGCTGCCGGCTTCGCGGCGACGGCGTTTCATTCAGGACCACGGCCTCCGCGAGTACGACGCCGGCGTGCTCACCGCCACGCGCCCGATGAGCGAGTACTTCGAGAAAGTGGTGACCGCGAGTGGCGATGCCCGCGCCGCCGCCAACTGGGTGATGGGCGATCTCTCGGCTCTCCTGAAGCAGGAGGGCAGGGAAATCGAGGACTCGCCGGTTTCCGCCGAGCAACTGGGCAAACTGATCGCGCTCATCGGCTCGGGCAAAATCAACGGCAAACTCGCCAAGGACATTTTCCCCAAGATGGCCGGGACCGGAGACGATCCCGAAGCCATCATGAAGCGCGAGGGCCTGGAATCCATCAGCGACGAGGGCGCGCTCGGCAAGATCATCGACGAGGTAATCGCCGCCAACCCCAAGCAGGTCGAGCAATACAAGAGCGGCAAGCAGCAGGTCGTCGGCTTCCTGGTGGGTCAAGCGATGAAAGCCAGCCGTGGCCAAGCTGATCCGGCGACGGTGAACCGGATGCTGAAGGAGAAGTTGCCGTAA
- a CDS encoding translation initiation factor IF-3, with translation MIPSRFPPRRPRIRENVNEAIRAREVRAVFPDGSVEVMPTPAAVRKAQEMGLDLILIAPTAEPPVAKAMDYGQWQYENKKKQHEAKRKQHIIQVKELKFRPNTDDHDYDFKRNHAIRFLQEGNRVKAIVQFRGREIAHTDLGRKLLLRFAEDLLQYGSVEGQPRLEGRNAHVIISPNKAALPVKEKAEKPKAPPAQPESN, from the coding sequence ATGATTCCCAGCAGATTCCCTCCCCGCCGGCCGAGAATACGAGAAAACGTCAACGAAGCGATTCGCGCGCGCGAAGTACGAGCGGTGTTTCCGGACGGATCCGTCGAAGTGATGCCCACTCCGGCCGCCGTGCGGAAGGCTCAGGAAATGGGGCTCGATTTGATCCTCATCGCTCCCACCGCTGAACCGCCGGTTGCCAAGGCCATGGATTACGGCCAATGGCAATATGAAAACAAGAAGAAGCAGCACGAGGCCAAGAGAAAGCAGCACATCATTCAGGTGAAGGAGTTGAAGTTCCGCCCCAACACCGATGATCACGATTACGACTTCAAAAGAAACCACGCCATCCGGTTTCTCCAGGAAGGCAATCGTGTGAAGGCGATCGTCCAGTTCCGCGGGCGTGAAATCGCGCACACGGACCTGGGGCGGAAGCTGCTGTTACGGTTCGCCGAAGATTTGTTGCAGTACGGAAGCGTGGAAGGTCAGCCTCGTCTGGAAGGCCGCAACGCTCACGTGATTATTAGCCCGAACAAAGCGGCGCTCCCGGTAAAGGAAAAAGCGGAGAAGCCGAAGGCTCCCCCGGCCCAGCCGGAGTCAAACTAG
- the obgE gene encoding GTPase ObgE produces the protein MFIDEVNILVKAGDGGNGCMAFRREKFVPRGGPSGGDGGHGGDVVMVASQHHNTLLNFRYNPEHKGERGRHGEGSSKTGRDGESKEISTPVGTVVYDLETGALLHDFTTPGDRFIVAQGGRGGRGNARFATSTHQAPTEHEDGKPGELKRLHLELKLLADVGLVGFPNAGKSTLISRISAAKPKIADYPFTTLEPNLGVVSADDDHSFVVADIPGLIEGAHEGHGLGIQFLRHVERTRLLAHLVDISDTGRDPAHDFAVILSELASFSAELAKKPMIVVATKLDAAQDPARVKTVQKLARKHGLPFFKISSATGEGLTALKRAMAEHVFAPEAPSGN, from the coding sequence TTCATAGACGAAGTTAATATCCTGGTCAAAGCCGGCGACGGCGGCAACGGTTGCATGGCTTTTCGCCGGGAGAAGTTTGTCCCGCGCGGAGGCCCTAGCGGCGGTGACGGCGGACACGGCGGCGACGTGGTGATGGTGGCCAGCCAGCATCATAATACTCTTCTGAACTTCCGCTACAACCCCGAGCACAAGGGTGAACGTGGCCGTCACGGCGAAGGCAGTTCGAAGACCGGTCGCGATGGCGAATCCAAGGAAATCTCCACGCCGGTGGGAACCGTGGTCTACGATTTGGAGACCGGCGCGCTGCTGCACGACTTCACCACTCCCGGCGACCGTTTTATCGTCGCCCAAGGCGGGCGCGGCGGGCGGGGCAATGCGCGCTTTGCGACGTCCACGCATCAGGCTCCCACCGAACACGAAGACGGCAAGCCGGGCGAACTGAAGCGCCTGCACCTGGAACTCAAGCTGCTCGCCGATGTGGGCCTCGTAGGCTTTCCCAACGCCGGCAAGTCCACTCTGATTTCGCGGATCTCAGCCGCCAAGCCGAAAATTGCCGACTATCCGTTTACCACGCTGGAACCGAACCTGGGTGTGGTCAGCGCCGATGATGACCACTCCTTTGTGGTCGCCGATATTCCGGGGCTCATCGAAGGCGCGCACGAAGGCCACGGCCTGGGCATCCAATTCCTGCGCCACGTCGAGCGCACGCGGCTACTGGCGCATCTGGTGGATATCTCCGACACCGGGCGCGACCCCGCGCACGACTTCGCGGTGATTCTGAGTGAGCTGGCCAGTTTCTCGGCGGAATTGGCCAAGAAACCGATGATTGTGGTGGCAACCAAGCTCGATGCGGCGCAGGATCCGGCCCGCGTCAAAACCGTTCAGAAGCTGGCCAGGAAGCACGGCCTGCCGTTCTTCAAGATCTCCAGCGCGACGGGGGAAGGCCTGACGGCTCTCAAGCGTGCCATGGCCGAACACGTGTTCGCGCCCGAAGCTCCGTCCGGGAACTAG